Below is a genomic region from Palaemon carinicauda isolate YSFRI2023 unplaced genomic scaffold, ASM3689809v2 scaffold3877, whole genome shotgun sequence.
aataataataataataataataataataataatgataataattattattattattattattattattattattattattattattattattataataataataataataataataataataataattttaataataataataataataataataataataataataataataataataataataataataataataataataataataataataattattattattattattattattattattattattataattgtaattattattattattattattattattattattattattattattattattattattattattattattattatcattattattaaaattgtaattattattattattattattattaataatattattaaaattattattattattattattattattattattaaaattattattattattataataataataataataataataataataataataataataataataataataataataataataataataattgttgaagaattattttatatactaattctgtagaaaatttataaaattgtgtatatgtatatttatttatgttcatatttgtttcatccttgaaaccccccttttgccatacaaagcaaaatcaaaaagaaatactgggagtttcaaggataatatgctcagtccatagatggctctgctggctgtattttaatatttgcagttcctgattccatcatccttgggaaaaaattttcacctactggtaatgagggaagtgtgaggaggcagatgggatatatatattggccacattggacatattggatattggataatattttcttcgagtgtagaagtgctatgaagatggagtagcacttcaatttaaagccacctctcctgcaattgcttaccacgagtgctaccatgaagagtgcagtatcaagatgtctgaatacacagttctcaacaatgggatcttctgctgctcttcaatttgcattgggattttaaggataaggcctaccaaccccgtaagtttcctatgattttgtggcatatggttcaactttggttagggggttataatatttgaaacgaatattaattattcaagtcttcaaccctaattataaattttctatggattttaagctcattataaaattactagtgttatttctagcttaatttcaaatcattgttttgtgcatagaatagcctagtgggtgttcagatttgcttaaatcgatataccgtgtccgattctattttcctgagtttgttttttcatatgtaatttaatattacttaacttaggattttagtgagcctaatgttttcatttgttactaggttaggttacttgtgcttgctggaaggtagcctagtatcatcggcttcagttatcttactggtcttggcaaatttattaggtacctagttcagttgtatgtaatgttgtattggtatatctgtacttgatgttgatatattgtttattattcattattgtttataaagggaatttagataaattttacattaggtttttgatggaaatattTTCGtgatttgcagaatccatagttttcaaaaacaggcaagagttgagtgggttctaccacaggcagtcactagtgattgaggattccacttcagccatcagagttccattgctttgccatatttaatatttattcaatataaataaagaatctaatatttttaattttaaagtttctttatccaattttgacattaaagttattgttactctgctctcgctgctcttgttataaatttacattctatttaagtttttgaaatggcgcccaacgtggggctctgaaGGCTGTCTCAATACTGGTGGCACTTGGGTAGCATTGTGGGAGTGgtgtttttatttggattattgttgttattattgatcagtataccgaatactataattatcttaaattttttcttttgttaggctgcattgacgtttagaattaaatttttctataatcatgacggacattaggcttcttgttatgagtcggaagtacatccgctctcaagtcactagacaatttaatgaaaggcataaattttcgcagtataatagctcacaaaagttaaatcttgttgaaaaacttaagaattttaaggaagaacttaaagggtttgatagtaaagtcatatctttgaagtggtcagagagcgaagatgaaaatgaaatggaaattgaatttagctcttgtcaggaatataaagataaaatttctgaaatgttgctgctcttagaggttaatgttaatggaagcacaagtgaaaatctgaatgaaactcctcttagtcgtcttaaaagtccagtagcacctttgcctaaatttaagagttctgatgatgaaagtttggaattattcttacagcagtttgaggaaactactagaaagttttcttacacagattatgataggttgttgttacttaaacagcaggtttctggcaaggctttacttttgatagactctttagaagcagacaaacaaggttattcccatgcaaaggaactcttaaaaacagcttttgcctcggttccaactcaaaagtttaatgtgatgaaacaacttcaagagctgaagttaggttatgattcagaaccctttcagtatattagtaatattagaaaattacaagaagctgttaagactttgaaaatggatatagatgatgttttgcagtactttttcctaagaggaatgaatgaaactttcagaaatcagttgatacaaattactaacaattcaaagcccacttcaagtgaaattgttgataacttttttgaagccaatgaacggtatcagaatgcaaataaacttggtaaattaagtaaaagtaaactgccttctgctgaaaggcatcaagataaactaggattgagtaaaagttcaaacttagcagcagaggttaattttaaaagctccaatccttttaattcttgcacactttgtagtgataaggttaatggtgatcatccaatccataagtgccctaatttcgctactgctaaggaaaagatagctaggttgagcattttgaatggttgcactaaatgtgcaagaatcgagcatttggatagctcgtgtcattttagattttccagaaagtgtaaacattgtcagggatggcatttctcctttctttgcctgtcagataatcatgaaagttccgaggtcagagatttggtgcgtaatcctaaaaaagcagttcctaaccctaagcaaaacgagaaaagtaaatcaaaagatgttcaaaatagtacacagaatggggtagtttgtccaggtagttcctttcagagtaaggggggcataaattcaattttacccacattttcttgtactttgggccctagtaaaataagaggattgaaggattcaggtagccaagctaatttcatttctgagtgtgctttggaaggtcagtgtttcaaaattgtgaaagataattttgatcttgttgtcaatgggtttaatggagcaaaatgctatcgtaccaagatagttcaaatttctgttaagattggggagaccgcgcataatatagaagctatttgtgtcccaggtattgatataaatttgaatttacccggccttggtaaagttgttagaagttttagaaattatggttataagcttttagatgagtttcttgatgaggctagagaagacatatcaaacattcagtttgtcctgggggcaaattcagctcattgtctcatggaaaagatggttagttttggtcatagtggtcagtgtgtgtactatgaaacaagatttggcattatgttaataggaaacatagagaaattaattgcaaatttgaaatttctccctagcctgcaggatgatactcatttactttttggcttggaagagaatttagatgagcagggtaaatcactggataatattaaatttcctatgacttcatgtttcaagtctagtgttagatgtattggaagtgcagaggatcctacaatctgtattttagatcatgatggcaggatcagcgagcataaattgcaaaaagctactgatcatattttagagtgagaatgctcatattatttgcacaaagatagaactgacttagatggggagagcactgaacataataagaaattagttaggtatttacttaataatacacaaagagatgaagaaggcaggttgataatgccacttttatggaatggtcgtgtttctcatttgctgggaaagaacacaaatttagcaaagcaaattttgaaatctaacctaaagaaattatcgaagaatgatgaattttgagattaatggatgataacataaaggctcaggtagctcaaaacttaattgaaaggattgataatttggataagttttgtgaagaacacccagagtacagtgttttgccgcacatgggaatatttaagttagaccgcagtactactaaatgccgaatggtttttctctctaatttgtgtgaaaaacaaagtaatggctccccctctattagccacaatcaggcaatgtgggctggcccttgtattaatcagaaattgtctactgccttgctacttttaaggtttgattctcatttattgtgctttgatttaaagaaagctttccagcagatagcattaaatgaaactgatcaaagtaaattattattcttttggtttaaaaatgtaagtaaaggagattttaccattatagcatacaagaatcttcgtctaagttttgggctaaggtgtagcccaacaatattgatgattggtttgtacaaaatattgatgctagacactgaaggtgatttggacaacttaaaggaattgaagaaacttatttactctttgatatacatggataatggtgcgttcactgcaaatgattctgaaagcttacactggggttttgataacttgaataacatttttaatccatataaatttgaattacaacaattcgttaccaatgatgttatgctccaagaaaaaatagataagaatttggatgaagtcactcctgatgtagtaaaaatatttggtttaaagtggaaccgaataacagattgtatttcctctcctaaacttgagctagactctaaagcaaacactaagagactgatattgaaaagcattgcttcaaattttgatccatataatttcaatggacctattttaaacagagctcgtttatttatgcatgaacttcaattaaacacttctctaggatgggatacagaattgtccattgagcaacaacgagaatggcgtaacatagccaaacaagttaacatgactcctccaattgaggtacctagatttgtcggggagagaaatgggtcatatcgtttaattgcatttactgacagcagtAAAAATAATCTATGGTacaacaatttttattcagtgcatagaaactaatcaagtcagttttgttctagcaaagaatcgcttggttaccaagcagttagaaagcaaaagtattccatctctagaattccaagggatagttttgggaacagaaacattattggatttgagtaaggatttggcaggtcctcagtgccctaaacctattagaattgtagaatcagtactgtatacggatagcattgtttcactgagctggattaattcttatgtgaacaaattagataaaatgaataaaaggagtgtctttatcatgaatcgtttggatcacattcaaaggacctgtgaaaataacccagttagattttgttttgtcagtggtatcttgaaccctgcagattgtataactaggcctatgtcgtacaaacagcttttgaaaactaattatttcactggcccagaatttttaagatgtgaaagggatgaactgtgcagtaatgctgacacatttgatatagttgtacccaatccaaattttaatccattgaatgaaaattccttctcaatttctgcatctaaattaagtgaatcacaagtcttagcagaatcaaaccctgaacatttagtcgtcctggacaagtgttccagtttctctaagcttgttagaattcacgagtacgttcttaaattcattgctttgctcaaaagaagagcaaactctgtttcttttaactttggtgatgcatcctcctttcatttggaagctactagacatatcataaggaatgatcagagaatctggtatggtgaagttttccagtatttagaaaacagaaataagagagtaaaggatattcctaatattattgctcaacttaatgtatacatggatgatcatggactcttaagaattagaagtaagatgcctaaatggagaaaagatacttttgtcaactttcctattttgcttcacaaacacagtaagttaactcggttagtaataaaagattttcatgagaaattctctcatgctggtgtttattcccttttgtcagagatgagaaaaaagttttggattccacattacttttcagtagtaaaaaaggtcatcaaagaatgtgtcatttgtaagagattcaaagagagaacggttaaggtcaatcaaagtgcctatcgcgattttaggattgaccctccctctataccattcaggtatatttttattgatcattttggaccgtataacgttaagcttaatggtaaaaagagcaaagtttggcttctatgtttaacttgtctctggtcgagggcaattaatttaaaaatttgtttagatctcactacaaaagaatttttaagagcttttcaaatgcattcatatcagtatggaatccctcaactagtcttgtcagatcttggatctcagttggtagctggagctaatgtggtcactaatttcctgggtgatcctgagagtcaggcatattttgaagaaaatggtgtaaagtcaattaagtttcagcagtatccaaagggatgtaacaaattaggaggacttgttgagacttgtgttaagatgagtaagcgtttaatctatggagcattaagaaataatgtgttagacttccgtgattttgagttttttgtagagcaaaccgttcacttagttaacaggcgccctattgccttcaaagaagggttgagagacagtatcacagatgaagtgcctgatgcaattacgccagaaatattaattcatggacatgaattgctgtctattaacattattcctgacttgcagggcaatccagatgaagatctgaactggacggcagatgatcatgttagcaaagttttagacaagtatcaaaaacttagaaatgtgaggtctcgacttattaacatttataattcagaatttatagcacacttagtgtcacaagctacagacgaaaggagtagatataaaccagtgacacataaaagaattcaaataggtgatattgttctgttaaaagaaccgcacatgaaaccttcaaattacccaatgggtattgttaaaaaagtaaaattaaatgacttggatgaagtaactgacatagctgtgtttaagggagcttctcgtgaaactgtaagacggcatgttacttcagtaatacctctcttaagccctgtgactaatgacagtgaagaaaaggcagatattaaagaggacagtagtgcacaccaaagaaaaaagagagaggctgctgtcattagtgaggcaagaac
It encodes:
- the LOC137636777 gene encoding uncharacterized protein — its product is MHSYQYGIPQLVLSDLGSQLVAGANVVTNFLGDPESQAYFEENGVKSIKFQQYPKGCNKLGGLVETCVKMSKRLIYGALRNNVLDFRDFEFFVEQTVHLVNRRPIAFKEGLRDSITDEVPDAITPEILIHGHELLSINIIPDLQGNPDEDLNWTADDHVSKVLDKYQKLRNVRSRLINIYNSEFIAHLVSQATDERSRYKPVTHKRIQIGDIVLLKEPHMKPSNYPMGIVKKVKLNDLDEVTDIAVFKGASRETVRRHVTSVIPLLSPVTNDSEEKADIKEDSSAHQRKKREAAVISEARTRDMLRN